A genomic segment from Orrella daihaiensis encodes:
- the rplO gene encoding 50S ribosomal protein L15, translating into MELNSIKPAEGAKHAKRRVGRGIGSGLGKTAGRGHKGQKSRSGGFHKVGFEGGQMPLYRRLPKRGFTSRDQHLHAQVRLSDLQKMPVDEIDVQALKQAGVIGQAVKFVKVFKSGELTRKVTLQGMAATAGAKAAIEAAGGSVA; encoded by the coding sequence ATGGAATTGAATAGCATCAAGCCCGCCGAGGGAGCCAAGCACGCAAAGCGTCGCGTTGGCCGTGGTATTGGCTCGGGACTTGGCAAGACGGCTGGACGTGGCCACAAAGGTCAAAAGTCGAGATCTGGTGGCTTTCATAAGGTCGGTTTTGAGGGTGGTCAGATGCCGCTCTACCGCCGTTTGCCCAAGCGGGGCTTCACAAGCCGCGACCAGCATTTACATGCTCAAGTCCGCTTGTCAGACCTTCAAAAAATGCCCGTTGATGAAATTGACGTACAGGCTTTGAAGCAGGCTGGTGTAATTGGTCAGGCTGTGAAGTTCGTGAAAGTGTTCAAGTCTGGTGAGTTGACCCGCAAGGTGACGCTTCAGGGCATGGCCGCGACTGCTGGCGCTAAAGCAGCGATCGAAGCCGCAGGCGGCTCGGTAGCCTAA
- the secY gene encoding preprotein translocase subunit SecY, whose amino-acid sequence MATQALGKAGPKYGDLGRRLGFLILALIVFRLGTHIPVPGINPEVLADLFRQNQGGILGLFNMFSGGALSRFSIFALGIMPYISASIIMQLMSVVVPSLEAIKKEGEAGRRKITQYTRYGTVLLALVQAIGISVALEAQPGLVIEPGMIFRLTTVVTLVTGTMFVMWLGEQITERGIGNGISIIIFAGIVAGLPSALAGLFDLVRTNAMSILSALFILVLVVLVTAFVVLVERGQRKITVNYAKRQVGNKMYGGQQSHLPLKLNMAGVIPPIFASSIILFPATVSSWFASGENLTWLGDLAAALAPQQPLYITLYATAIIFFCFFYTALVFNSRETADNLKRSGAFVPGIRPGDQTARFIDKILTRLTLAGALYITLVCLLPEFMVMRWNVPFYFGGTSLLIIVIVTMDFMAQVQAYMMSQQYDSLLKKANFKGGSLPTR is encoded by the coding sequence TTGGCAACACAGGCTCTGGGTAAAGCAGGACCTAAGTATGGCGATCTAGGTCGCCGTTTAGGATTCCTGATCCTTGCACTGATTGTTTTCCGGTTGGGAACTCATATTCCTGTGCCGGGAATCAATCCGGAGGTGCTCGCTGATCTGTTTAGGCAGAATCAGGGTGGCATTCTGGGCCTGTTCAACATGTTTTCTGGTGGTGCTCTATCGCGATTCTCGATTTTTGCTCTCGGTATCATGCCGTACATTTCTGCATCGATCATCATGCAATTGATGTCGGTGGTGGTACCGTCGCTAGAGGCCATCAAGAAGGAAGGCGAAGCCGGACGCCGCAAGATTACTCAGTACACCCGCTACGGGACGGTTTTGCTGGCGCTGGTTCAGGCGATTGGTATTTCGGTTGCGCTGGAAGCACAGCCGGGCTTGGTTATCGAGCCGGGAATGATATTTAGACTGACGACTGTCGTTACCCTCGTGACCGGTACGATGTTTGTGATGTGGCTTGGTGAACAGATCACGGAGCGTGGCATTGGTAACGGTATTTCGATCATTATCTTTGCCGGTATTGTTGCAGGCCTGCCCTCCGCACTAGCCGGTTTGTTTGATCTGGTCCGCACCAACGCGATGTCGATTTTGTCGGCCTTGTTCATATTGGTGTTGGTTGTTTTGGTCACAGCGTTTGTAGTTTTGGTGGAGCGTGGTCAGCGCAAAATCACGGTCAACTACGCCAAGCGCCAGGTTGGCAACAAGATGTACGGCGGGCAGCAATCGCACCTGCCTCTGAAGCTCAATATGGCTGGTGTGATCCCGCCCATCTTTGCTTCATCGATCATTTTGTTTCCGGCAACGGTTAGTAGCTGGTTTGCTAGTGGTGAGAACCTGACTTGGTTGGGTGATTTGGCCGCGGCGCTCGCACCGCAGCAACCCCTGTACATCACGCTGTATGCGACTGCAATTATTTTCTTCTGCTTTTTCTACACGGCGCTTGTGTTCAACAGCCGAGAGACAGCAGATAACTTGAAACGTAGTGGAGCGTTTGTACCTGGTATCCGTCCGGGAGATCAAACAGCTCGCTTTATTGACAAGATTTTGACCCGTTTGACGTTGGCCGGTGCTCTTTACATCACGCTGGTCTGCTTGTTGCCCGAATTTATGGTGATGCGCTGGAACGTACCTTTCTATTTTGGTGGAACGTCTTTGCTCATTATTGTGATCGTAACGATGGATTTCATGGCTCAGGTTCAGGCCTACATGATGTCCCAACAGTATGACTCCCTGCTCAAGAAGGCGAACTTCAAGGGCGGGAGCCTACCAACGAGATAA
- the rplR gene encoding 50S ribosomal protein L18: protein MDKRVSRLRRAIPTRRKIAQLRVHRLTVFRSNQHIYANIISPEGDRVLVSASTVEPEVRQQLSGQTGRGGNVSAASVVGKRVAEKAKAAGIELVAFDRSGFRYHGRVKALADAAREAGLKF, encoded by the coding sequence ATGGACAAAAGAGTTTCCCGTTTGCGTCGTGCGATTCCGACCCGTCGGAAGATCGCGCAATTGCGCGTGCACCGACTCACGGTATTTCGTTCGAATCAACATATTTACGCCAACATTATTTCGCCTGAAGGCGATCGCGTGTTGGTTTCAGCCTCCACCGTTGAGCCAGAGGTTCGTCAGCAGTTATCCGGTCAAACGGGTCGTGGCGGTAATGTCTCGGCTGCCTCAGTGGTTGGAAAGCGAGTCGCCGAAAAGGCGAAGGCAGCAGGTATTGAGCTCGTTGCGTTTGATCGCTCCGGGTTTCGGTATCACGGCCGTGTGAAGGCATTGGCAGATGCGGCTCGTGAAGCCGGTCTCAAGTTTTAA
- the rplX gene encoding 50S ribosomal protein L24: MEKIRKGDEVIVLTGRDKNRRGTVVQRVDADHVVVEGINIVKKHTRPNPMLGTPGGIIEKSMPIHISNVAIFNPATGKGDRVGIKLEDDGRKVRVYRSSGEPVGAKA; this comes from the coding sequence ATGGAAAAAATTCGTAAAGGTGACGAAGTAATCGTGCTGACCGGGCGTGATAAGAACCGTCGTGGCACGGTTGTTCAGCGAGTCGACGCTGATCACGTGGTCGTCGAAGGCATCAATATCGTTAAAAAGCACACGCGTCCTAACCCAATGTTGGGAACTCCGGGTGGCATTATCGAAAAGTCCATGCCAATTCATATTTCGAATGTGGCGATTTTCAACCCTGCTACTGGCAAGGGTGATCGTGTTGGCATCAAGCTAGAAGACGACGGCCGTAAAGTACGTGTGTATCGCTCTAGCGGCGAGCCCGTCGGTGCCAAGGCGTAA
- the rpmD gene encoding 50S ribosomal protein L30, with translation MAQKQIKVTLVRSVIGTREDHRATVRGLGLRRLNSSRVLNDTPEVRGMIRKVDYLVRVSEV, from the coding sequence ATGGCGCAAAAGCAAATCAAAGTAACGCTGGTGCGTTCTGTCATCGGCACCAGGGAAGACCACCGTGCAACGGTGCGTGGTCTGGGTCTGCGTCGTCTGAATAGCTCACGAGTGCTTAACGACACACCAGAGGTACGTGGGATGATCCGTAAGGTCGATTATCTCGTGCGTGTCTCAGAGGTTTGA
- the rplE gene encoding 50S ribosomal protein L5 yields the protein MARLQDIYLEKIAPKLKEQFGYKSAMEVPRITKITLNMGVSEAVADKKVIEHAVSDMTKIAGQKPVVTKTRKSIAGFKIREDYPIGCMVTLRGRRMYEFLDRFVNVALPRVRDFRGISGKAFDGRGNYNVGIKEQIIFPEIEYDKIDTLRGMNISITTTAKTDDEAKALLTAFSFPFRN from the coding sequence ATGGCACGTTTACAAGACATCTACTTGGAAAAAATCGCCCCAAAGCTCAAGGAGCAATTTGGTTACAAAAGCGCGATGGAAGTTCCTCGTATCACCAAAATTACGCTGAACATGGGCGTATCAGAGGCTGTGGCCGATAAGAAAGTTATCGAGCACGCTGTATCTGATATGACCAAGATCGCTGGGCAAAAACCTGTCGTGACCAAGACACGCAAGTCGATTGCCGGCTTTAAGATCCGTGAAGACTACCCAATTGGTTGCATGGTGACTTTGCGTGGTCGTCGGATGTACGAATTTCTCGATCGTTTCGTCAACGTGGCTTTGCCTCGTGTTCGCGATTTTCGCGGGATTTCTGGCAAAGCATTTGATGGTCGTGGTAACTACAACGTGGGTATCAAAGAACAGATCATCTTCCCAGAAATTGAGTACGACAAGATTGATACGCTGCGTGGCATGAACATCAGTATCACCACGACAGCAAAAACGGACGATGAAGCAAAAGCGCTGCTGACGGCTTTTAGCTTTCCGTTTCGCAATTAA
- the infA gene encoding translation initiation factor IF-1: MSKDDVIQMQGEVLENLPNATFRVKLENGHVVLGHISGKMRMHYIRILPGDKVTVELTPYDLSRARIVFRSK; encoded by the coding sequence ATGTCCAAGGACGACGTTATTCAAATGCAGGGGGAGGTTCTTGAGAACCTGCCAAACGCGACATTCCGCGTCAAGCTTGAAAATGGCCACGTAGTGCTAGGCCACATTTCCGGCAAGATGCGAATGCACTACATCAGGATTTTGCCTGGAGATAAAGTGACTGTGGAACTCACGCCATATGATCTCTCCAGGGCAAGAATTGTGTTCCGTTCCAAGTGA
- the rpsE gene encoding 30S ribosomal protein S5, with amino-acid sequence MAKVQGKSAAEERDDGLREKMIAVNRVSKVVKGGRTMSFAALTVVGDGDGRVGMGKGKAREVPVAVQKAMEQARRDLFKVPLKNGTVFHSVVGQHGASKVLIAPAAEGTGVIAGGPMRAIFEVMGVRNVVAKSLGSSNPYNLVRATLNGLRAAVTPSEIAAKRGKTVEEILG; translated from the coding sequence ATGGCTAAAGTACAAGGCAAGAGTGCTGCGGAAGAGCGTGATGACGGTCTTCGCGAGAAGATGATTGCAGTCAATCGCGTCAGCAAAGTGGTCAAAGGTGGTCGCACGATGAGTTTTGCGGCGCTAACCGTTGTCGGCGATGGCGATGGCCGAGTTGGCATGGGCAAGGGCAAAGCTCGCGAAGTTCCAGTAGCCGTTCAAAAGGCGATGGAGCAGGCCCGTCGTGACTTGTTCAAAGTACCCCTTAAGAATGGAACGGTTTTCCATTCAGTGGTTGGGCAACATGGTGCCTCTAAAGTGCTGATCGCGCCGGCAGCTGAAGGTACCGGTGTGATTGCTGGTGGTCCAATGCGCGCGATCTTCGAAGTGATGGGTGTGCGTAACGTGGTGGCCAAGAGCTTGGGTTCAAGTAACCCGTACAACTTGGTTCGTGCAACGCTTAACGGGCTACGTGCGGCAGTGACGCCGTCGGAGATCGCAGCAAAGCGTGGCAAGACCGTTGAAGAGATTCTGGGGTAA
- the rpsN gene encoding 30S ribosomal protein S14 encodes MAKLSLINRDIKRVKLAEKYAAKRAELKAIIDDSSKSDEERYEARLKLQQLPRNANPTRQRSRCAITGRPRGVFRKFGLARNKLRDLAMKGEIPGVTKGSW; translated from the coding sequence GTGGCAAAACTTTCACTGATTAATCGTGATATCAAGCGTGTGAAGCTGGCTGAGAAATATGCGGCCAAACGCGCTGAGCTGAAAGCCATCATTGATGACTCCAGCAAGTCCGACGAAGAGCGTTACGAGGCACGACTGAAGCTACAGCAGTTGCCCCGCAACGCAAACCCAACGCGTCAGCGTAGCCGCTGCGCAATCACTGGCCGGCCCCGCGGTGTATTCCGCAAGTTCGGTTTGGCTCGCAACAAACTGCGCGATTTGGCCATGAAGGGTGAAATTCCCGGCGTGACCAAGGGCAGCTGGTAG
- the rpsH gene encoding 30S ribosomal protein S8, whose product MSMSDPIADMLTRIRNAQQVDKPTVSMPCSKLKVAIANVLKDEGYIESYEIKGTATKPELEITLKYYAGRPVIERIERVSRPGLRIYKGRSAIPQVMNGLGVAIVSTSRGVMTDRKARATGVGGEVLCYVA is encoded by the coding sequence ATGAGCATGAGCGATCCCATCGCAGATATGCTGACTCGCATTCGTAATGCGCAGCAGGTGGATAAACCCACCGTGTCCATGCCTTGCTCCAAGCTGAAGGTGGCTATTGCTAACGTCTTGAAAGATGAAGGCTACATCGAAAGCTACGAGATCAAGGGCACGGCAACCAAGCCAGAGCTTGAAATCACTCTCAAGTACTACGCTGGTCGTCCCGTGATTGAGCGTATCGAACGTGTCTCGCGCCCAGGGTTGCGGATCTACAAAGGTCGCAGCGCCATTCCGCAAGTGATGAATGGTTTGGGTGTGGCGATTGTGTCAACCTCTCGTGGTGTCATGACTGACCGCAAAGCTCGTGCTACGGGCGTTGGTGGTGAAGTTTTGTGCTACGTGGCGTAA
- the rplF gene encoding 50S ribosomal protein L6, whose protein sequence is MSRIAKYPVELPKGVEAKIAADAITVKGPLGTLSQTLTGDVIVNENEGKLSFVVANDSKQAKAMSGTLRALVANMVKGVSAGFERRLNLVGVGYRAQVQGTQIKLQLGFSHDVLHNLPDGIKAECPSQTEVVIKGIDKQVVGQVAAEIRAYRPPEPYKGKGVRYSDERVVIKETKKK, encoded by the coding sequence ATGTCACGTATTGCTAAATATCCGGTCGAATTGCCAAAAGGTGTCGAAGCAAAGATTGCTGCTGATGCCATCACCGTAAAAGGTCCGTTGGGCACTCTTAGCCAGACGCTAACCGGTGACGTTATCGTCAACGAAAATGAAGGCAAGCTGTCCTTTGTTGTCGCCAACGATTCAAAACAAGCTAAGGCAATGTCTGGAACCTTGCGGGCACTTGTCGCCAACATGGTTAAAGGTGTGAGCGCCGGTTTTGAGCGCCGCCTGAACCTCGTGGGTGTGGGTTACCGTGCTCAAGTCCAAGGTACTCAGATCAAGCTGCAACTTGGTTTCTCGCACGACGTACTGCACAACTTGCCTGACGGTATCAAGGCTGAGTGCCCATCTCAAACCGAGGTGGTCATCAAGGGCATTGATAAACAGGTGGTTGGTCAAGTCGCCGCTGAAATTCGGGCATATCGTCCACCAGAGCCATATAAAGGCAAGGGTGTGCGTTATTCCGATGAGCGCGTGGTGATCAAAGAAACCAAGAAGAAGTAA
- the rplN gene encoding 50S ribosomal protein L14, which yields MIQMQTTLDVADNTGARSVMCIKVLGGSKRRYAAIGDIIKVSVKEAAPRGRVKKGEIYNAVVVRTAKGVRRKDGSLIRFGGNAAVLLNAKLEPIGTRIFGPVTRELRTEKFMKIVSLAPEVL from the coding sequence ATGATTCAGATGCAGACCACGCTAGACGTGGCCGACAACACAGGTGCACGCTCAGTGATGTGCATTAAGGTGTTGGGAGGCTCGAAGCGCCGCTACGCCGCTATTGGCGACATCATCAAGGTTAGTGTCAAAGAGGCCGCACCGCGTGGCCGTGTCAAGAAAGGCGAGATCTACAACGCCGTCGTTGTTCGCACTGCCAAGGGCGTGCGCCGCAAAGATGGTTCGCTGATCCGCTTTGGTGGCAATGCAGCCGTGCTGCTTAACGCCAAGCTTGAGCCGATTGGCACCCGTATTTTTGGCCCGGTGACCCGTGAACTTCGTACGGAGAAGTTCATGAAGATTGTGTCCCTGGCGCCTGAAGTGCTCTAA